In a genomic window of Apteryx mantelli isolate bAptMan1 chromosome 2, bAptMan1.hap1, whole genome shotgun sequence:
- the RPL30 gene encoding large ribosomal subunit protein eL30 gives MVAAKKTKKSLESINSRLQLVMKSGKYVLGYKQTLKMIRQGKAKLVILANNCPALRKSEIEYYAMLAKTGVHHYSGNNIELGTACGKYYRVCTLAIIDPGDSDIIRSMPEQTSEK, from the exons ATGGTGGCCGCCAAGAAGACG AAAAAGTCACTAGAGTCCATAAACTCTAGGCTTCAGCTGGTTATGAAAAGTGGTAAATATGTGCTGGGGTACAAACAGACTCTGAAAATGATTCGACAGGGCAAAGCCAAGTTGGTCATCCTAGCCAACAACTGTCCTGCTTTGAG AAAATCGGAGATTGAGTACTATGCTATGCTTGCAAAGACTGGCGTTCATCATTATAGCGGCAACAACATTGAATTGGGTACAGCATGCGGAAAATACTACAGAGTGTGCACACTGGCTATCATTGACCCAG gTGACTCTGACATTATTAGAAGCATGCCAGAACAAACCAGTGAGAAGTAA